One Burkholderia pyrrocinia DNA segment encodes these proteins:
- a CDS encoding LysE family translocator: MSFRLYLSFLAASVVLIYAPGPVNLLTMNQALRAGWRRALPCVWGGTLAVLLQLALTALCLNSLVHVNEHALTVLRWAGAAYLVWLGGKQWLNRAPAGAPAASSEAAAASAAPDTDTGRALFWRGVATSGLNPKTLLFFPSFFPQFISPNADWSLNLQFLLLAATFALLFAGGVASMALFSHRLSRALQRPARMRAMNRVTGGLLVGMGAIMVGWN, from the coding sequence ATGTCGTTCAGGCTTTATCTGTCGTTCCTCGCTGCTTCCGTCGTTCTCATCTACGCGCCCGGCCCCGTCAACCTGCTCACGATGAACCAGGCGTTACGCGCCGGCTGGCGTCGCGCGCTGCCGTGCGTGTGGGGCGGCACGCTCGCCGTGCTGCTGCAACTCGCGCTGACCGCGCTGTGCCTGAATTCGCTGGTCCACGTCAACGAACACGCGCTGACCGTGCTGCGCTGGGCCGGCGCCGCGTATCTCGTGTGGCTCGGCGGCAAGCAATGGCTCAACCGCGCACCGGCCGGCGCGCCCGCCGCATCGTCCGAAGCCGCGGCGGCGAGCGCCGCACCGGACACCGACACCGGGCGCGCGCTGTTCTGGCGCGGCGTCGCGACGTCGGGCCTGAATCCGAAGACGCTGCTGTTCTTTCCGTCGTTCTTTCCGCAGTTCATCAGCCCGAATGCCGACTGGAGCCTGAATCTTCAATTCCTGCTGCTCGCCGCGACGTTCGCGCTACTGTTCGCGGGCGGCGTCGCATCGATGGCGCTGTTCTCGCACCGGCTGAGCCGCGCGTTGCAGCGGCCCGCACGGATGCGCGCGATGAACCGCGTGACGGGCGGGCTTCTCGTCGGGATGGGCGCGATCATGGTCGGCTGGAACTGA
- a CDS encoding Lrp/AsnC family transcriptional regulator — MAIRERTPKTLDNQDRKILGALQKNARLSNAELAEQIGMSTTACWNRTRQLEVDGYIDGYVALVNQRMLGYADIVILEVTLDRHEDDALARFGAELAALPEVLEAYLVSGEYDYWIKVAVDGTAGYERFLREKLYRISSIRHSRSMFALRCMKDVPSIQV; from the coding sequence ATGGCTATCCGCGAACGCACGCCGAAAACGCTCGACAATCAGGACCGCAAGATCCTTGGCGCATTGCAAAAAAATGCGCGGCTGTCGAACGCCGAACTGGCCGAACAGATCGGCATGTCGACGACCGCGTGCTGGAACCGCACGCGGCAGCTCGAAGTCGACGGCTACATCGACGGTTACGTTGCGCTGGTCAACCAGCGCATGCTCGGCTACGCGGACATCGTGATCCTCGAAGTCACGCTCGATCGCCACGAAGACGATGCGCTTGCGCGTTTCGGCGCCGAACTGGCGGCGCTGCCGGAAGTGCTCGAGGCGTATCTGGTATCGGGCGAGTACGACTACTGGATCAAGGTCGCGGTGGACGGCACGGCCGGCTACGAGCGTTTCCTGCGCGAAAAGCTGTACAGGATCTCGAGCATCCGTCACAGCCGCTCGATGTTCGCGCTGCGCTGCATGAAGGATGTGCCTTCGATCCAGGTGTGA
- a CDS encoding Crp/Fnr family transcriptional regulator, giving the protein MHDHLVAPPDATARPADALPEPGPLPALSTLFGQCAWFRTLAPEHQALVLAQSRVEQCEAGDVIAHRLAPSEYWIGVHRGLLKLAIFNASGRGCTFSGVPSGGWFGEGSVIKRELRKYEVVAIQRSTVLFVPADTFHALLDTSLPFTRFVIHQLNNRMGEFIASIQNSRLLDVDARVAQALAQLFNPDLYPDTGPSLSISQEELGMLVGVSRQRINQALQQLEKLGALRLAYNQIEVVDLGALARVGMEQI; this is encoded by the coding sequence ATGCACGACCACCTCGTTGCGCCGCCCGACGCGACCGCCCGCCCGGCCGACGCGCTTCCCGAACCGGGCCCGCTGCCGGCGCTGTCGACGCTGTTCGGCCAGTGCGCGTGGTTCCGCACGCTCGCGCCCGAACACCAGGCGCTGGTGCTCGCGCAGTCGCGCGTCGAGCAGTGCGAGGCCGGCGACGTGATCGCGCACCGGCTCGCGCCGTCCGAATACTGGATCGGCGTGCATCGCGGGCTGCTGAAGCTTGCGATCTTCAACGCGTCGGGGCGCGGCTGCACGTTTTCCGGCGTGCCGTCGGGCGGCTGGTTCGGCGAAGGCAGCGTGATCAAGCGCGAGCTGCGCAAGTACGAGGTCGTCGCGATCCAGCGCTCGACCGTGCTGTTCGTGCCGGCCGACACGTTCCATGCGCTGCTCGACACGAGCCTGCCGTTTACGCGTTTCGTGATCCACCAGTTGAACAACCGGATGGGCGAATTCATCGCGTCGATCCAGAACAGCCGGCTGCTCGACGTCGATGCGCGCGTCGCACAGGCGCTCGCGCAGCTCTTCAACCCCGACCTGTATCCGGACACCGGCCCGTCGCTGTCGATCTCGCAGGAGGAACTGGGCATGCTCGTCGGCGTATCGCGGCAGCGGATCAACCAGGCGCTGCAGCAACTCGAGAAACTCGGCGCGCTGCGGCTCGCGTACAACCAGATCGAGGTCGTCGATCTGGGGGCGCTCGCGCGCGTCGGGATGGAGCAGATCTGA
- a CDS encoding acyl-CoA synthetase — protein MTQMFEAGLGRRDANYVPLTPIDFLVRTAEVYGERLAIVHGDVRRTWGETHTRAKQLASALAQAGVERGDTVAAMLPNIPAMVEAHFGVPMAGAVLNTINTRLDVPSVLFMLRHGEAKVLIVDTEYAELAHRAALEVPGLKIVSVADAMPADPDRFTGATDYEAFVAGGDADYAWTPPADEWDAIALNYTSGTTGDPKGVVYHHRGAYLAAISNLLEWDMPKHAVYLWTLPMFHCNGWCFPWAVAARAGVNVCLRKFDAKTVFDLIRRERITHYCGAPIVQSAIANAPAEFREGIDHTVHAMVAGAAPAPAVIAKMKEIGFDLLHVYGLTEVYGPATVCAKQSHWEALPDEERARLNARQGVRYHLEAGATVLDPDTMAPVPADGETLGEIMFRGNICMKGYLKNPKATDEAFHGGWFHTGDLGVLTPDGYIRIKDRRKDIIISGGENISSIEVEDALYRHPAVAVAAVVAMPDPKWGEVPCAFVELREGTSATEEEIVAHCRQLLAGFKVPKAVRFGELPKTSTGKIQKFQLRNAVGSDKAIDLAGDKK, from the coding sequence ATGACGCAGATGTTCGAGGCCGGGCTCGGCCGCCGCGATGCCAATTACGTACCGCTCACCCCGATCGACTTCCTGGTCCGGACGGCCGAAGTCTATGGCGAGCGCCTCGCGATCGTGCACGGCGACGTGCGGCGCACGTGGGGCGAGACCCATACGCGCGCGAAGCAACTGGCGAGCGCGCTCGCGCAGGCCGGCGTCGAGCGCGGCGACACGGTCGCGGCGATGCTGCCGAACATTCCGGCGATGGTCGAGGCGCACTTCGGCGTGCCGATGGCCGGCGCCGTGCTCAACACGATCAACACGCGGCTCGACGTGCCGTCGGTGCTGTTCATGCTGCGTCACGGCGAGGCGAAGGTGCTGATCGTCGACACCGAATACGCGGAGCTCGCGCATCGCGCGGCGCTCGAGGTGCCGGGCCTGAAGATCGTCAGCGTCGCCGACGCGATGCCGGCCGATCCCGACCGTTTCACGGGCGCGACCGACTATGAAGCATTCGTCGCCGGCGGCGACGCCGACTACGCATGGACGCCGCCCGCCGACGAATGGGACGCGATCGCGCTGAACTACACGTCGGGCACGACCGGCGACCCGAAGGGCGTCGTCTATCACCATCGCGGCGCGTATCTCGCGGCGATCAGCAACCTCCTCGAATGGGACATGCCGAAGCACGCGGTGTATCTGTGGACGCTGCCGATGTTCCACTGCAACGGCTGGTGCTTCCCGTGGGCCGTCGCGGCGCGCGCGGGCGTAAACGTGTGCCTGCGCAAGTTCGACGCGAAGACCGTGTTCGACCTGATCCGCCGCGAGCGCATCACGCACTATTGCGGCGCGCCGATCGTGCAGAGCGCGATCGCGAACGCGCCGGCCGAATTCCGCGAAGGGATCGACCACACGGTGCACGCGATGGTCGCGGGCGCGGCACCCGCGCCGGCCGTGATCGCGAAGATGAAGGAGATCGGCTTCGACCTGCTGCACGTGTACGGGTTGACCGAGGTCTACGGCCCTGCAACCGTGTGCGCGAAGCAGTCGCACTGGGAAGCGTTGCCCGATGAAGAACGTGCGCGGCTCAATGCGCGCCAGGGCGTGCGCTACCACCTGGAAGCGGGCGCGACGGTGCTCGATCCCGACACGATGGCGCCGGTGCCGGCCGACGGCGAGACGCTCGGCGAGATCATGTTCCGCGGCAACATCTGCATGAAGGGTTACCTGAAGAACCCGAAGGCGACCGACGAGGCGTTCCACGGCGGCTGGTTCCATACGGGCGATCTCGGCGTGCTGACGCCGGACGGCTATATCCGCATCAAGGACCGCCGCAAGGACATCATCATCTCGGGCGGCGAGAACATCTCGAGCATCGAGGTCGAGGATGCGCTGTACCGGCATCCGGCCGTCGCGGTCGCGGCCGTCGTTGCGATGCCCGACCCGAAATGGGGCGAGGTGCCGTGCGCGTTCGTCGAACTGCGCGAAGGCACGAGCGCGACCGAGGAGGAGATCGTCGCGCACTGCCGGCAACTGCTCGCGGGCTTCAAGGTGCCGAAGGCCGTGCGCTTCGGCGAGCTGCCGAAAACATCGACCGGCAAGATCCAGAAGTTCCAGTTGCGCAATGCGGTCGGATCGGACAAGGCGATCGACCTCGCGGGCGACAAGAAATAA
- a CDS encoding efflux RND transporter permease subunit gives MWIVNLALRRPYTFIVMAIMIVLATPLALMRTPVDVLPAINIPVISVIWNYSGFSATEMTNRITAVHERILTTTVNNIQHVESTSLPGIAVVKVFLQPGANVQTAIAQTVSSAQAIVRQMPQGATPPLVITYSASSIPVIQLGLSSKTLSEQSLADIALNFLRPQLITVPGVQIPFPYGGRTRVVAIDIDPQALLAKGLTPADIVNAVNAQNLVLPTGTAKMGQTEYRIDTNASADTIADISRLPIQTVGGATTYLNEVAAVRDGFAPQTNVVRQNGQRGVLVSILKSGDASTLKVVSDLKALLPKVIPTLPEGLAITALFDQSVFVNAAVQGVIHEALIAAVLTAMMILLFLGNWRSTLIIAISIPLSIFTSLIALSALGETINIMTLGGLALAVGILVDDATVTIENIERHLHLGTRRAAPSVPSGPLGGQRPEGARGSSFGTDLHEAILEGAGEIAVPAFVSTLCICIVFVPMFFLTGVARYLFGPLAEAVVFAMLASYVLSRTLVPTLAMLLFRPQQASTGPDHATSRFARVHHAFNNAFEGLRAWYLVLLSMLLVRRRFYAMCFLGFCVVSTGLVFALGRDFFPNADSGNIRLHMRAPTGYRIEETARLADQVERVIREAVPPDELGAIVDNLGLPVSGINLSYSNAGTIGTLDGELLIALKPGHRATRHYVQTLRKLLPERFPGVEFFFQPSDIITQILNFGQPAAIDVQVLGNDLASNMTIASNLMKKVRQIPGAVDVHVLQRNDEPTLLADMDRTRMQQLNLSAQNVAQNMLISLSGSSQTTPSFWINPRTGVQYPLQIQTPQYDISSVDDLLGTPISASGRTGMPLQLLGNLVQVRTAANPAVITHYNIRPAIDLYVSVEGRDLGSVAGEIERIVSDMRASLPRGTDLTMRGQIETMRTSYIGLGAGVAMAIVLVYLLIVVNFQSWLDPLIIISAMPAALAGIAWMLFITGTHLSVPALTGAIMTVGVATANSILVVSFARQRLAAGAPPLTAALEAGATRIRPVLMTALAMIIGMVPMALGLGEGAEQNAPLGRAVIGGLLFATVSTLLFVPLVFGGVHSRLARRRARQAGH, from the coding sequence ATGTGGATTGTCAATCTCGCGCTCAGGCGCCCCTACACGTTCATCGTCATGGCCATCATGATCGTGCTGGCCACCCCGCTTGCGCTGATGCGCACGCCGGTCGACGTGCTGCCCGCGATCAACATCCCCGTGATCAGCGTGATCTGGAATTACAGCGGCTTCTCCGCGACGGAGATGACGAACCGCATCACGGCCGTCCATGAACGGATCCTGACGACGACCGTCAACAACATCCAGCATGTCGAGTCGACGTCGCTGCCCGGCATCGCGGTCGTGAAGGTGTTCCTGCAGCCCGGCGCGAACGTGCAGACAGCGATCGCGCAGACGGTCTCGTCCGCGCAGGCGATCGTGCGGCAGATGCCGCAGGGCGCGACGCCGCCGCTCGTGATCACCTATTCGGCGTCGAGCATCCCGGTGATCCAGCTCGGGCTGTCGAGCAAGACGCTCAGCGAACAGTCGCTCGCCGACATCGCGCTCAACTTCCTGCGCCCGCAGTTGATCACGGTTCCGGGCGTGCAGATCCCGTTCCCGTACGGCGGCCGCACGCGCGTGGTCGCGATCGACATCGACCCGCAGGCGCTGCTCGCGAAGGGGCTCACGCCGGCGGACATCGTCAACGCGGTCAACGCGCAGAACCTCGTGCTGCCGACCGGCACCGCGAAGATGGGCCAGACCGAGTACCGGATCGACACCAACGCGTCGGCCGACACGATCGCGGACATCAGCCGCCTGCCGATCCAGACCGTCGGCGGCGCGACGACCTACCTGAACGAGGTTGCGGCGGTGCGCGACGGCTTCGCGCCGCAGACCAACGTGGTGCGCCAGAACGGCCAGCGTGGCGTGCTCGTGTCGATCCTGAAAAGCGGCGACGCGTCGACGCTCAAGGTCGTGTCGGACCTGAAGGCGCTGTTGCCGAAGGTGATTCCGACACTCCCCGAAGGGCTCGCGATCACGGCGCTGTTCGACCAGTCGGTGTTCGTCAATGCGGCCGTGCAGGGCGTGATCCACGAGGCGCTGATCGCCGCCGTGCTGACCGCGATGATGATCCTGCTGTTCCTCGGAAACTGGCGCAGCACGCTGATCATCGCGATCTCGATTCCGCTGTCGATCTTCACGTCGCTGATCGCGCTGTCGGCGCTCGGCGAGACCATCAACATCATGACGCTCGGCGGGCTCGCGCTCGCGGTCGGGATCCTGGTCGACGACGCGACCGTCACGATCGAGAACATCGAGCGGCACCTGCATCTCGGCACGCGCCGGGCCGCCCCAAGCGTGCCGAGCGGCCCCCTCGGGGGGCAGCGACCGGAGGGAGCGCGGGGGTCGTCGTTCGGCACGGACCTGCACGAGGCAATCCTCGAAGGCGCCGGCGAGATCGCGGTGCCCGCGTTCGTGTCGACGCTGTGCATCTGCATCGTGTTCGTGCCGATGTTCTTCCTGACGGGCGTCGCGCGCTACCTGTTCGGGCCGCTCGCGGAAGCCGTCGTGTTCGCGATGCTCGCGTCGTACGTGCTGTCGCGCACGCTCGTGCCGACGCTCGCGATGCTGCTGTTCCGCCCGCAGCAGGCGAGCACCGGCCCCGATCATGCGACGTCGCGTTTCGCACGCGTGCATCATGCGTTCAACAACGCGTTCGAGGGGCTGCGCGCGTGGTACCTCGTGCTGCTCAGCATGCTGCTCGTGCGCCGCCGCTTCTACGCGATGTGCTTCCTCGGCTTCTGCGTGGTGTCGACGGGCCTCGTGTTCGCGCTCGGCCGCGACTTCTTCCCGAATGCCGATTCCGGCAACATCCGGCTGCACATGCGCGCGCCGACCGGCTACCGGATCGAGGAAACCGCGCGCCTCGCCGACCAGGTCGAGCGCGTGATCCGCGAAGCCGTGCCGCCCGACGAGCTCGGCGCGATCGTCGACAACCTCGGCCTGCCCGTGAGCGGCATCAACCTGTCGTACAGCAATGCCGGCACGATCGGCACGCTCGACGGCGAACTGCTGATCGCGCTGAAGCCCGGCCACCGGGCGACCCGGCATTACGTGCAGACGCTGCGCAAGCTGCTGCCCGAGCGCTTCCCGGGCGTCGAGTTCTTCTTCCAGCCGTCGGACATCATCACGCAGATCCTCAACTTCGGTCAGCCGGCCGCGATCGACGTGCAGGTGCTCGGCAACGATCTCGCGAGTAACATGACAATCGCGAGCAACCTGATGAAAAAGGTCAGGCAAATCCCCGGCGCCGTCGACGTGCACGTGCTGCAACGCAACGACGAGCCGACCCTGCTGGCCGACATGGATCGTACGCGCATGCAGCAGCTCAATCTCTCCGCGCAGAACGTCGCGCAGAACATGCTGATCTCGCTGTCCGGCAGTTCGCAGACGACGCCGTCGTTCTGGATCAACCCGCGTACCGGCGTCCAGTACCCGCTGCAGATCCAGACCCCGCAATACGACATCTCGTCGGTCGACGACCTGCTCGGCACGCCGATTTCGGCGAGCGGCCGCACGGGCATGCCGCTGCAACTGCTCGGCAACCTCGTGCAGGTGCGCACCGCCGCGAACCCGGCCGTGATCACGCACTACAACATCCGCCCGGCGATCGACCTGTACGTGAGCGTCGAGGGCCGCGACCTCGGCTCGGTCGCGGGCGAGATCGAGCGCATCGTGTCCGACATGCGCGCGAGCCTGCCGCGCGGCACCGACCTGACGATGCGCGGCCAGATCGAGACGATGCGCACGTCGTATATCGGCCTCGGCGCGGGTGTCGCGATGGCGATCGTGCTCGTCTACCTGCTGATCGTCGTCAATTTCCAGTCGTGGCTCGACCCGCTGATCATCATCAGCGCGATGCCGGCCGCGCTCGCCGGCATCGCGTGGATGCTGTTCATCACCGGCACGCACCTGAGCGTGCCCGCGCTGACCGGCGCGATCATGACGGTGGGCGTCGCGACCGCGAACAGCATTCTCGTCGTGTCGTTCGCGCGCCAGCGCCTCGCGGCCGGCGCGCCGCCGCTCACGGCCGCGCTGGAGGCCGGCGCGACGCGGATCCGGCCGGTGCTGATGACGGCGCTCGCGATGATCATCGGGATGGTGCCGATGGCGCTCGGTCTCGGCGAAGGCGCCGAGCAGAACGCGCCGCTCGGCCGCGCGGTGATCGGCGGGCTGCTGTTCGCGACCGTTTCGACTTTGCTGTTCGTGCCGCTCGTGTTCGGCGGCGTGCATTCGCGGCTGGCCCGCCGGCGCGCGCGCCAGGCCGGACACTGA
- a CDS encoding YqaA family protein, with translation MSELLTYGGLFAVSMVAATLLPLQSEAVLAGLLLAGREPVWALVLVASIGNVAGSVINWALGRGIEHFRDRRWFPVKPSALARAERWYARYGRWSLLLSWAPVIGDPLTMIAGVLREPLPTFLAIVTIAKVGRYLAVAWLVVH, from the coding sequence ATGTCCGAATTGCTCACTTACGGCGGCCTGTTCGCCGTGTCGATGGTCGCCGCGACCCTGTTGCCGCTCCAGTCCGAAGCCGTGCTCGCCGGCCTGCTGCTCGCCGGGCGCGAACCCGTGTGGGCGCTCGTGCTCGTCGCGAGCATCGGCAACGTCGCCGGTTCCGTGATCAACTGGGCGCTCGGGCGCGGCATCGAGCATTTCCGCGACCGCCGCTGGTTTCCGGTCAAGCCGTCCGCGCTCGCGCGCGCCGAACGCTGGTATGCGCGCTACGGCCGCTGGTCGCTGCTGCTGAGCTGGGCGCCGGTGATCGGCGATCCGCTGACGATGATCGCCGGCGTGCTGCGCGAGCCGCTGCCGACGTTTCTCGCGATCGTCACGATCGCGAAGGTGGGCCGCTATCTGGCGGTCGCGTGGCTCGTCGTGCATTGA
- a CDS encoding alkaline phosphatase family protein has protein sequence MYKILVLAGAVAATLTACNSDSVNTTATLGDTTSTLLSTGQRITPAAAPGTTLVALNPGLQDVPDLIAGQPVSEALSPDRKTLLVLTSGYNNRLDAGGKLINADSNEYVFVFDVSGGTPVKKQVLPVADTYVGIAFAADGQHFYVTGGGDDNLHVFALSQGVWGEAGAPIALNHKGGNGLGSSPLATGVDVTADGKRAVVANRYHDSVTLVDLAAGAVLAERDLRPGKSGGASGTPGGEYPNAVRIVGNKTAYVSSERDREVVVVDISTNAPQVVTRIPVKGNPNKMVLNRAQTRLYVASDNADIVSVIDTASNKVVSSVSTVAPAGLVTEMQYRGASPNGLALSPDETALYVTNRGTNDVAVVSLSGDTAKVTGLIPTGWYPSDVAVGANNALYVVYTKNMPGPNPGNCKDSGRTVPCPVKNSPVHLVQNQYIEQLSKGGFMWMPAPDSATLGLLTKQVADNNSFNAALSTADVATMNALRQKIKHVIYIVKENRTYDQVLGDLGRGNGDPSLAEFPDATTPSMHALAKTFVTLDNFHDSGDVSGNGWPWSTGARESDAGAKMLPVNYAGSPARSGSRGGSYDWEGQNRNVDVGLTGAQRTTANPLTPADPDLLPGTADVSAPDGPSDAVQQGYIWNAALRAGLTVRNYGFFMDISRNGGPNAIPMDRAPFADNKVQGYSVTPALVDRTDPYFRGYDNAYPDLYRELEWEREFNQFVGNGQMPALTLLRLPHDHTGSFASSLDGVNTPELDMADNDYAVGRVAQTLANSPYASDTLIFIVEDDAQDGPDHVDAHRSTAFVIGPYVKQNAVVSTHYTTVNMIRTITEVLNLDHLGLFDATQGPMTDVFDMSQSKWTYKAVASGLLANTQLPIPAGDIKTAALKPTHGMRYWAAVTRGMDFSVEDRLDAVAYNKVLWKGLMGAKAYPVRPGDTQQATRRHDDDDDARPTTAKHAVKG, from the coding sequence GTGTACAAGATTCTCGTCCTAGCCGGAGCGGTTGCCGCGACATTGACCGCGTGCAACAGCGATTCCGTGAACACGACCGCGACGCTCGGCGACACGACATCGACGCTGCTGTCGACCGGACAGCGCATCACGCCGGCGGCCGCGCCCGGCACGACGCTCGTCGCGCTGAATCCGGGGCTGCAGGATGTGCCGGACCTGATCGCCGGCCAGCCGGTGTCGGAGGCGCTCAGTCCGGACCGCAAGACGCTGCTGGTGCTGACGAGCGGCTACAACAACAGGCTGGACGCGGGCGGCAAGCTGATCAATGCCGATTCGAACGAGTATGTGTTCGTGTTCGACGTGTCGGGCGGCACGCCGGTGAAGAAGCAGGTGCTGCCGGTGGCGGACACCTACGTCGGCATTGCTTTCGCGGCGGACGGCCAGCATTTCTACGTGACCGGCGGCGGCGACGACAACCTGCACGTGTTCGCGTTGTCGCAGGGCGTGTGGGGCGAAGCCGGCGCGCCGATCGCGCTGAATCACAAGGGCGGCAACGGCCTCGGCAGCTCGCCGCTCGCGACCGGCGTCGACGTGACGGCGGACGGCAAGCGCGCGGTCGTCGCGAACCGCTATCACGACAGCGTCACGCTGGTCGATCTCGCCGCGGGCGCCGTGCTCGCCGAACGCGATCTCCGCCCGGGCAAGAGCGGTGGCGCGTCGGGCACGCCGGGCGGCGAATATCCGAACGCGGTGCGCATCGTCGGCAACAAGACGGCCTACGTGTCGAGCGAACGCGATCGGGAGGTCGTCGTCGTCGATATCTCGACCAATGCACCGCAGGTCGTCACGCGTATTCCGGTCAAGGGCAACCCGAACAAGATGGTGCTGAACCGGGCGCAGACGCGCCTCTACGTCGCGTCAGACAACGCCGACATCGTGTCGGTGATCGATACGGCATCGAACAAGGTCGTGTCGAGCGTGTCGACGGTTGCGCCTGCGGGGCTCGTCACGGAAATGCAGTATCGCGGCGCGTCGCCGAACGGGCTCGCGCTGTCGCCGGACGAAACCGCACTGTACGTGACCAATCGCGGCACCAACGACGTCGCGGTCGTATCGCTGTCCGGCGATACGGCGAAAGTCACCGGACTGATTCCGACCGGATGGTATCCGTCCGATGTCGCGGTCGGCGCGAACAACGCGCTCTATGTGGTCTACACGAAGAACATGCCAGGGCCGAATCCGGGCAACTGCAAGGACAGCGGCCGGACCGTGCCGTGCCCGGTCAAGAACTCGCCCGTGCACCTGGTGCAGAACCAGTACATCGAGCAGTTGAGCAAGGGCGGCTTCATGTGGATGCCCGCGCCGGACAGCGCGACGCTCGGTCTGCTGACGAAGCAGGTCGCCGACAACAACAGCTTCAATGCCGCGCTCTCCACGGCCGATGTCGCGACGATGAACGCGCTGCGACAGAAGATCAAGCACGTGATCTATATCGTCAAGGAGAACCGCACGTATGACCAGGTCCTCGGCGATCTGGGCCGCGGGAACGGCGATCCGTCGCTGGCCGAGTTCCCGGACGCGACGACGCCGAGCATGCACGCGCTCGCGAAGACGTTCGTCACGCTCGACAACTTCCACGATTCCGGCGACGTGAGCGGCAACGGCTGGCCGTGGTCGACCGGCGCGCGCGAATCCGACGCCGGCGCGAAGATGCTGCCCGTCAACTATGCCGGCAGCCCGGCGCGCAGCGGCTCGCGCGGCGGCTCTTACGACTGGGAAGGCCAGAACCGAAACGTCGACGTGGGCCTGACCGGCGCGCAACGCACGACGGCGAACCCGCTCACGCCGGCCGATCCCGACCTGCTGCCCGGCACGGCAGACGTGTCGGCGCCGGACGGCCCGTCCGACGCCGTACAGCAGGGCTATATCTGGAACGCCGCGTTGCGCGCGGGCCTGACGGTGCGCAACTACGGCTTCTTCATGGATATCTCGCGCAACGGCGGCCCGAACGCGATTCCGATGGATCGCGCGCCGTTCGCCGACAACAAGGTGCAGGGGTACAGCGTGACGCCTGCGCTCGTCGATCGCACCGATCCGTATTTCCGCGGTTATGACAACGCGTATCCGGACCTGTACCGCGAGCTGGAGTGGGAGCGCGAATTCAACCAGTTCGTCGGCAACGGCCAGATGCCCGCGCTGACGTTGTTGCGCCTGCCGCATGACCATACCGGCAGCTTTGCGTCGTCGCTGGACGGCGTCAACACGCCGGAGCTCGACATGGCAGACAACGACTATGCGGTCGGCCGCGTCGCGCAGACGCTGGCGAACAGCCCGTATGCGTCGGACACGCTGATCTTCATCGTCGAGGACGATGCGCAAGACGGACCGGACCACGTCGACGCACATCGCAGCACGGCATTCGTGATCGGGCCGTACGTGAAGCAGAACGCGGTCGTCAGCACGCATTACACGACGGTCAACATGATCCGGACGATCACGGAGGTGCTGAATCTCGATCACCTCGGGCTGTTCGACGCGACGCAAGGGCCGATGACCGACGTGTTCGACATGAGTCAGTCGAAGTGGACGTACAAGGCGGTCGCGTCGGGCCTGCTCGCGAATACGCAGTTGCCGATCCCGGCGGGCGACATCAAGACGGCCGCGTTGAAGCCGACGCACGGGATGCGCTACTGGGCAGCGGTCACGCGCGGGATGGACTTCTCAGTCGAGGACCGGCTCGATGCGGTCGCATACAACAAGGTGCTGTGGAAGGGGCTGATGGGTGCGAAGGCGTACCCGGTGCGGCCGGGCGACACGCAGCAGGCGACGCGGCGGCACGACGACGATGACGACGCGCGGCCGACGACCGCGAAGCATGCGGTGAAGGGCTGA